One segment of Chthoniobacterales bacterium DNA contains the following:
- a CDS encoding DUF2513 domain-containing protein, translated as MKRDMNLIRSLLLLYEGEEPKPDLSEWTEDQQVYHSALLVEAKLVDGSILPDHTGYPRGTAVLRLTWDGHEFLDAARNESAWKSIRKKAVTAGVSLTFPVLKTLLTHYIKEKLGIRDSDA; from the coding sequence ATGAAGCGCGACATGAACCTTATTCGCTCGCTTCTTCTGTTGTACGAAGGCGAGGAGCCAAAACCAGACTTGTCAGAGTGGACCGAGGATCAACAAGTCTATCATTCGGCGCTGCTGGTGGAAGCGAAGCTTGTCGATGGCTCGATTCTGCCAGACCACACCGGCTACCCCAGGGGCACTGCCGTCTTACGGCTCACATGGGACGGCCATGAATTTTTGGACGCCGCCCGAAATGAATCCGCTTGGAAAAGCATTCGCAAGAAGGCAGTCACTGCAGGCGTCTCTCTTACGTTTCCGGTCCTTAAGACTCTGCTCACGCACTACATTAAAGAAAAGCTTGGGATTCGGGACAGTGATGCGTGA
- a CDS encoding tetratricopeptide repeat protein encodes MASLPLIFISAVSRELRSGRQLAANTLTFLGYQPIWQDIFGTETGDLRGMLRQQIDQCKGVLQIVGKCYGAEPPEPDPEFGRVSYTQYEALYARKKGKKVWYLFIDETFPVDACEGEPDELRALQAAYRQRLQSDAHLFHPLTTREGLEASVLKLRGDLIRLRRGVKQWAAGVAILLVISVGLGVWLLYNQRETNKRVVEAQQAMVNMSSEMTKLREGILKYPRVEAEVRQSRPEDNPAVVQEKVYDALSKELGVDSKVLQQKLPDVAISLQRAPDASTYEKANAAYVAKDYLGAERLALQAVEELQKNASTKPGEIVQAYQLAGFSAQKRVQFKTAMEYFRAAEKLTDRQGNPTQWADIQHAIGDLLMEQGAYREAEDVMRAAAETRGQALGPEQPDTLRSRARVAYAQYRQGKYNEAIASLRALLANFEKVLGPEHPDTLLVRNGLAITLDNGGKPAEAEAEHRRILAIREKVLGPEHPDTLKTRNNIALTLDRQGKHAEAASEYQQVIDLENKVLGPEHPDTLRSRGSFAYALDHQGKFAEAELNLRDVIRLEEKILGPEHPDTLVSRLRLDKVLMSQGKFAEAETDYRTLVGLEQKVLGPEHPDTLSARSGLANALQAQGKHAEAAAEYREVITLEERVLGPAHPNTLINRNSLGNALMGDKNYAEAEAMFRELVQVATKALGPEDVTTIRSRRGLANALFNQNRFPEAEPEYRKVLELAEKVLGREHLLTLDACFDLAGNLARENKLPEAKQLAKRAADTARKALGPNHPATQKYAAFLAELEKKNTL; translated from the coding sequence GTGGCATCGCTCCCGTTGATTTTTATCTCCGCCGTCAGTCGCGAGCTGCGGAGTGGCCGTCAGCTGGCCGCCAACACCCTCACCTTTCTCGGTTACCAGCCAATCTGGCAGGACATTTTCGGCACCGAAACCGGCGACCTGCGCGGGATGCTTCGCCAACAGATCGATCAATGCAAAGGCGTGCTCCAGATCGTCGGCAAATGCTACGGCGCCGAGCCCCCCGAACCCGATCCGGAGTTCGGCCGCGTCAGTTACACCCAATATGAAGCTCTTTACGCGCGGAAGAAGGGCAAAAAAGTCTGGTACCTTTTCATCGACGAGACTTTCCCTGTCGACGCCTGCGAAGGAGAACCGGACGAATTGCGAGCGCTCCAGGCGGCTTATCGCCAACGGTTGCAATCGGACGCGCATCTTTTCCATCCGCTAACCACGCGGGAAGGATTGGAGGCCAGCGTCCTGAAGTTGCGCGGCGACCTTATCCGGTTGCGGCGCGGCGTGAAACAATGGGCGGCCGGCGTCGCCATTCTCCTGGTGATCAGCGTCGGCCTCGGCGTTTGGCTTCTTTATAACCAGCGCGAAACCAACAAGCGCGTCGTCGAAGCTCAGCAGGCGATGGTGAACATGAGCTCGGAGATGACCAAGCTGCGCGAAGGCATCCTGAAGTATCCGCGCGTCGAAGCCGAAGTCCGGCAATCGCGGCCCGAAGATAATCCGGCGGTCGTCCAGGAAAAGGTCTACGACGCTTTGAGTAAGGAACTCGGCGTCGACTCGAAAGTCCTTCAGCAAAAGCTGCCCGATGTCGCCATCAGTCTGCAACGCGCACCGGATGCGTCCACCTACGAGAAGGCCAACGCCGCGTATGTCGCCAAGGATTACCTCGGAGCGGAGCGGCTCGCTTTGCAGGCGGTAGAAGAACTGCAAAAGAACGCCTCAACCAAGCCCGGGGAAATCGTCCAGGCATATCAGCTCGCCGGTTTCTCCGCGCAAAAGCGCGTTCAATTCAAGACCGCGATGGAATATTTCCGGGCCGCGGAAAAATTAACCGACCGCCAGGGCAACCCAACCCAATGGGCCGACATCCAGCACGCCATCGGCGATTTGCTCATGGAACAAGGCGCCTACCGCGAAGCGGAAGACGTCATGCGCGCGGCGGCCGAAACCCGCGGGCAGGCGCTGGGCCCCGAGCAACCCGATACGCTCCGCAGCCGGGCGCGCGTCGCTTATGCGCAATATCGCCAGGGCAAATACAATGAAGCCATCGCCAGCTTGCGCGCGCTCCTGGCTAATTTCGAAAAGGTCCTCGGTCCCGAGCACCCCGATACGTTGCTGGTCAGGAACGGCCTAGCCATTACGCTCGATAACGGAGGCAAACCCGCCGAAGCGGAAGCGGAGCATCGCCGCATTCTCGCCATCCGAGAAAAAGTGCTCGGTCCCGAGCATCCCGACACCTTGAAGACGCGGAACAATATTGCCCTGACCCTCGACCGGCAGGGCAAACACGCGGAGGCGGCCAGCGAATATCAGCAGGTGATCGACCTCGAGAACAAGGTGCTCGGTCCCGAGCACCCCGATACCCTACGGAGCCGCGGCAGCTTTGCCTACGCGCTCGATCATCAGGGGAAGTTTGCGGAAGCCGAGTTAAACCTGCGCGATGTAATCCGGCTCGAAGAAAAGATCCTCGGCCCAGAACATCCCGACACCCTGGTCAGCCGGCTCCGTCTCGACAAAGTCCTGATGAGCCAGGGGAAATTCGCCGAAGCGGAGACCGATTATCGGACGCTCGTTGGTCTCGAACAGAAGGTCCTCGGCCCGGAACATCCCGACACCTTGTCTGCGCGCTCAGGTCTGGCCAACGCCTTGCAGGCCCAGGGCAAACACGCGGAAGCTGCCGCTGAATATCGCGAAGTTATCACGCTCGAAGAAAGAGTTCTCGGGCCGGCACACCCAAACACGCTGATCAACCGGAACAGCCTGGGCAACGCGTTGATGGGAGATAAGAACTACGCCGAAGCCGAAGCGATGTTCCGCGAGCTGGTCCAGGTCGCTACGAAAGCCTTAGGGCCCGAGGACGTGACCACAATCCGGAGCCGGCGCGGCCTGGCGAACGCGCTCTTCAACCAAAACCGATTCCCCGAAGCCGAACCGGAATACCGCAAGGTCCTGGAGCTGGCCGAAAAAGTTCTCGGCCGCGAGCATCTCCTCACGCTCGATGCCTGCTTCGATCTCGCTGGCAACCTCGCGCGCGAAAACAAACTTCCCGAAGCAAAGCAACTGGCCAAACGCGCCGCCGACACCGCCCGCAAAGCCCTCGGCCCCAATCACCCCGCCACCCAGAAATACGCTGCCTTCCTGGCCGAGCTCGAAAAGAAGAACACCCTCTAG
- a CDS encoding DUF4912 domain-containing protein, whose protein sequence is MADFATEIDETSVENVAAAPESDEAGGGAAFVLSSRPIVPLEERAPAPSADFENLGDLPRSYGGAFLFAIARDPHTLFAYWDIDWVEVFGDNPPADRKAHLRVLWHEGIEESKTAVEPMAGSQLITVLHARSSYRIELGFYAPEDVWNSVATSDAVVTPPDDVAETGPIDVATVPFHLSFQRIVDAFRGSKYDGDAIVEIVGRLQEQADNSDASLPESERELLRTLESGLSGNASQQRARLRNPREAFFTRQRLESILGFGATSRM, encoded by the coding sequence ATGGCTGACTTCGCGACCGAGATCGATGAAACGAGTGTCGAGAATGTAGCGGCGGCACCGGAAAGCGATGAAGCCGGTGGCGGCGCTGCGTTTGTTCTTTCCAGCCGGCCGATCGTTCCACTCGAAGAGCGTGCGCCTGCTCCGAGCGCCGATTTCGAAAATCTGGGAGACCTTCCGCGCTCTTATGGCGGAGCGTTTCTCTTCGCCATTGCGCGCGATCCGCACACGCTTTTTGCCTATTGGGACATCGATTGGGTGGAAGTTTTCGGCGATAACCCGCCGGCGGACCGCAAGGCGCACCTGCGAGTATTGTGGCACGAAGGGATCGAAGAATCGAAAACCGCGGTCGAGCCGATGGCGGGTAGTCAGCTCATTACGGTTTTGCATGCGCGCAGTTCCTACCGGATCGAACTGGGATTTTATGCGCCGGAGGATGTCTGGAATTCCGTGGCGACGTCGGATGCAGTCGTAACGCCCCCGGACGACGTGGCCGAGACGGGGCCGATCGACGTGGCGACGGTTCCGTTTCATTTGAGCTTCCAGCGGATCGTCGACGCTTTTCGCGGATCGAAATACGATGGCGACGCCATCGTTGAAATCGTCGGCCGATTACAGGAACAGGCCGACAATTCAGACGCTTCGCTGCCCGAATCCGAACGCGAGCTTTTGCGCACGCTTGAATCCGGCCTGTCCGGAAACGCGTCGCAGCAACGCGCCCGTCTTCGCAACCCCCGCGAGGCGTTCTTTACCCGGCAACGGCTCGAATCGATTCTCGGTTTCGGCGCGACGAGCCGGATGTAA